In the Chroococcidiopsis sp. SAG 2025 genome, one interval contains:
- a CDS encoding cation:proton antiporter, with the protein MHAVILVLIEVLIVIALSRIVGMGCRWIKQPLVIGEIVAGIMLGPSLFGLIAPDLAAALFPSETLPYLNVLSQIGLIFFMFLIGLELNPKYLSGQLDIAILTSHVSILVPFSLGTLSAIILYPLVSDGSVSFTAFALFLGAAMSITAFPVLARIITENNLQRSRLGTLALTCAAVDDVTAWCVLAVAIAVAKEGNFVKAIPTIIAAIVYIGLMVTVGRWCLRYLAKLFHRTGRLTQFLLACIYMGVVISALITEVIGIHLIFGAFLVGAVMPKDHDLVREIAQKTEDFVLIFLLPVFFAYSGIRTQIGLLNRPELWLLCLLVLVVAIAGKYIGTYVAARVSGIDKREASALGWLMNTRGLTELIVLNIGLSLGVISPLLFTMLVIMALVTTFMTSPLLEWTYPKRLIKLDLVEPEPPEAGDIEPVTPAYRILVPVANPSTQQGLLQLAAAIAGERSAAAIVHPLSLIEIEEDYAFQSTPEAADRLIQERYQQLEELIQTLEPPSIRSLIHPIVRVSNDVARATTEIAKLDSVSLIVVGWHRPAFSNNRLGGRVGQILSLAPVDVAVYTDRGKQNLESLLVPYVGNIHDDLALVIALRLLANCDTACLSVLQATLAPSEFSNELRNIMQQLPQKVRDRISIIQPKETSEPILAVVEASARVDLTIVGMSRAWGIERQTLGRYTDELAIQCQSSLLIARRHSQVSSHLDVISYQ; encoded by the coding sequence ATGCACGCAGTCATTCTCGTTTTAATTGAAGTGCTGATTGTCATAGCACTCTCGCGGATTGTGGGAATGGGATGTCGCTGGATCAAGCAACCGCTGGTAATAGGTGAGATTGTTGCGGGAATTATGCTTGGTCCTTCGCTATTTGGTCTAATTGCCCCAGATCTTGCCGCAGCTTTGTTTCCATCTGAAACGCTTCCTTACTTGAACGTGCTGTCTCAGATCGGACTGATCTTTTTCATGTTTTTGATTGGCTTAGAGCTAAATCCTAAATACTTGAGCGGACAGTTAGATATAGCGATTCTGACTTCTCACGTCAGTATTTTAGTGCCTTTTTCTTTAGGGACGCTCTCAGCCATCATCCTCTATCCTCTGGTATCTGATGGGAGTGTTTCCTTTACTGCTTTTGCCCTGTTTCTGGGCGCAGCAATGTCAATTACGGCATTTCCAGTCTTAGCGCGGATTATTACCGAGAATAACTTGCAGCGATCGCGCTTGGGTACGTTGGCGCTAACGTGTGCGGCAGTAGATGATGTCACGGCTTGGTGCGTTTTAGCAGTGGCGATCGCAGTTGCAAAAGAGGGTAATTTTGTCAAGGCTATTCCGACAATTATTGCGGCGATCGTCTACATAGGCTTGATGGTGACAGTAGGACGCTGGTGTTTACGGTATCTTGCCAAACTCTTTCATCGTACCGGACGTTTGACGCAATTTCTCTTAGCTTGCATTTACATGGGGGTGGTGATCTCTGCTTTAATTACCGAAGTCATTGGCATTCACTTGATTTTTGGGGCGTTCTTAGTCGGTGCAGTCATGCCTAAAGACCACGATCTGGTGCGAGAGATTGCCCAAAAGACAGAAGACTTTGTTTTAATCTTTTTACTCCCCGTCTTTTTTGCCTACAGCGGGATCAGAACCCAAATTGGTTTGCTCAACCGCCCTGAATTATGGCTGCTGTGTTTATTAGTTCTAGTAGTGGCGATCGCCGGAAAGTACATCGGTACTTATGTAGCGGCGCGTGTCAGTGGCATCGATAAACGAGAAGCATCAGCCTTGGGTTGGTTAATGAATACCCGTGGCTTGACAGAGTTGATCGTCCTTAACATTGGTTTGAGTCTAGGTGTGATCTCGCCTTTACTATTTACCATGCTGGTAATTATGGCATTGGTGACAACGTTTATGACCTCGCCACTGCTGGAATGGACGTATCCGAAGCGACTGATTAAATTAGATTTGGTAGAACCAGAACCACCAGAAGCAGGTGATATAGAGCCTGTAACTCCGGCGTATAGAATTTTAGTTCCAGTCGCAAATCCCAGTACTCAACAAGGACTGTTGCAATTAGCAGCAGCGATCGCTGGCGAGCGATCGGCTGCTGCGATCGTCCATCCGCTCAGTTTGATCGAAATTGAAGAAGACTACGCTTTCCAAAGCACTCCAGAAGCCGCTGACAGGTTAATTCAAGAGCGCTACCAACAGCTAGAAGAATTAATCCAAACTCTAGAACCACCGTCAATTCGTTCTCTCATTCATCCCATCGTTCGTGTCAGCAACGACGTTGCTAGAGCGACAACCGAGATTGCCAAACTTGACAGCGTTAGTTTAATTGTCGTTGGTTGGCATCGTCCGGCTTTTAGTAACAATCGTTTGGGTGGGCGCGTCGGTCAAATTCTCAGCCTTGCTCCAGTAGACGTAGCCGTATACACCGATCGCGGCAAACAAAACTTAGAATCGCTGCTTGTGCCATATGTTGGCAATATTCACGATGACCTAGCGTTAGTCATCGCCCTGCGCCTGCTAGCGAATTGCGACACGGCATGTTTGTCAGTGCTGCAAGCAACACTAGCGCCAAGCGAGTTCAGTAACGAGTTACGCAACATTATGCAACAACTGCCGCAGAAAGTGCGCGATCGCATTTCTATAATTCAACCAAAAGAAACTTCCGAACCGATTCTAGCAGTCGTAGAAGCATCAGCCCGTGTCGATTTAACCATAGTTGGCATGAGTCGCGCTTGGGGAATCGAACGACAAACTCTAGGCAGGTACACAGATGAATTAGCAATCCAGTGTCAATCTTCCTTGCTAATTGCCCGTCGCCATAGTCAAGTCAGTTCTCACCTTGATGTTATCAGTTATCAGTGA
- a CDS encoding response regulator transcription factor codes for MLMLSCEPSIVRVLVVDDHELTRLTLKLAIAHQENLELVGLASNGKEAVEMTQRFHPDAVVLDLQMPVMDGWSAAAKIKDIQPETQIIAYSSVEDPKLHDRQAIACFDAICKKDIATPELINIIKELKQQQEINRS; via the coding sequence ATGCTGATGTTATCTTGCGAACCTTCCATTGTCAGAGTCTTGGTTGTAGACGATCACGAACTTACTCGTCTCACTCTGAAGCTAGCGATCGCTCACCAGGAAAATTTAGAACTAGTAGGATTAGCTAGTAACGGCAAAGAAGCTGTAGAAATGACGCAGCGCTTTCATCCAGATGCGGTTGTGCTTGACTTGCAAATGCCGGTTATGGATGGTTGGAGTGCTGCTGCCAAGATTAAAGATATTCAGCCAGAAACTCAAATTATTGCCTATTCTTCTGTGGAAGATCCAAAACTCCACGATCGTCAAGCAATTGCCTGCTTTGACGCAATCTGCAAGAAAGACATTGCTACTCCAGAATTAATCAACATCATTAAAGAATTAAAACAACAACAAGAAATAAATCGCTCGTAG
- the ppk1 gene encoding polyphosphate kinase 1, which yields MPRTKKTTTTQEIATEINFTDPQYYFNRELSWLEFNNRVLHEACDPRSPLLERLKFLAIFSSNLDEFFMVRVAALRQQLAAKVSKLSPDGRTPEEQLEAIAQRLRPLVSQQHRHFEQVLRPALAREGIYILDYMDLNQEQRTYLEHYFDEQIFPVLTPLAVDPSHPFPHISNLSLNLAVVMKNPVTEEELFARVKVPKVLPRFLPLPEELRVQHHDKPAHWTGVPLEQAIAHNLESLFLGMNILEYHLFRITRDADIELEEDEADDLLLAIEQELRKRRIGGSTVRLEIHSQMPDLVRNRLLRELDLEERAVYEIDGILGLGDLMSFMALPLPELKDPPWKSVVPPRLQRLSPALADTEEGTDFFSLIREKDALVHHPYHSFSSTVLRFISSAAHDPDVLAIKMTLYRTSGDSPILNALIAAAENGKQVAVLMELKARFDEENNIYWARRLEKAGVHVVYGVVGLKTHSKIVMVVRRETDRIRRYVHIGTGNYNPKTARIYTDMGLFSCREELGADLTDLFNYLTGYSRQQSYRKLLVAPVNLRDRMVALIQREIECCRDGGTGRIVAKMNALVDPQIIATLYEASRAGVQIDLIIRGMCCLLPGLKEVSENIRVISIVGRFLEHSRIFYFHNNGEEEIYIGSADWMPRNLDRRVEAVTPIDDRSLAKDLQEILGVMLADNRHAWDLQPDGRYIQRRPAPNTPQSSSQKIFMEMALNPGTTSEQ from the coding sequence ATGCCTAGAACTAAAAAAACAACCACTACACAAGAAATTGCTACTGAAATTAATTTCACAGATCCGCAGTACTACTTCAATCGCGAGTTGAGCTGGTTAGAGTTTAATAATAGAGTTTTACATGAAGCTTGCGACCCGCGATCGCCTTTACTAGAACGATTGAAGTTCTTAGCAATCTTCAGCTCTAACTTAGATGAATTCTTTATGGTGCGTGTAGCAGCTTTACGCCAGCAACTAGCGGCTAAAGTCAGCAAACTCAGTCCAGACGGACGCACCCCAGAAGAACAGCTAGAAGCAATTGCTCAACGCCTGCGTCCCTTGGTATCGCAACAACACCGCCATTTCGAGCAAGTCCTCAGACCCGCCTTAGCCCGAGAGGGAATATATATTTTAGATTACATGGACTTGAACCAGGAACAGCGGACGTACCTGGAACATTACTTTGACGAACAAATATTTCCCGTCCTCACCCCTCTAGCTGTAGATCCGAGTCACCCCTTTCCCCACATTTCTAATCTCAGCTTGAATTTAGCTGTAGTCATGAAAAATCCAGTGACGGAAGAAGAATTATTTGCACGGGTGAAAGTGCCAAAAGTCTTACCGCGATTTTTGCCGCTTCCAGAAGAACTGCGGGTACAACACCATGACAAACCCGCGCATTGGACGGGAGTACCTCTAGAACAAGCGATCGCCCATAACTTAGAATCCTTGTTTCTAGGGATGAATATTTTAGAATATCACCTGTTTCGGATTACCCGCGACGCTGACATAGAACTGGAAGAAGACGAAGCCGACGATTTATTATTAGCGATCGAACAAGAACTGCGCAAGCGCCGTATTGGTGGATCGACAGTCCGACTGGAAATTCACTCTCAAATGCCAGACTTGGTACGTAATAGACTGTTACGAGAACTCGATTTAGAAGAAAGAGCAGTTTACGAAATTGATGGCATATTGGGACTAGGAGATTTAATGTCATTTATGGCATTACCGCTACCAGAACTGAAAGATCCACCTTGGAAATCCGTCGTTCCTCCACGCTTGCAACGCCTCAGTCCTGCTTTAGCAGATACTGAAGAAGGAACTGATTTTTTCAGCCTGATTCGAGAAAAGGACGCTTTAGTTCACCACCCATATCATTCTTTTTCCTCCACCGTACTGCGGTTTATTAGTAGTGCCGCTCACGACCCGGATGTGTTAGCGATTAAAATGACGCTGTATCGCACCTCTGGCGATTCCCCCATTCTTAACGCTTTGATCGCCGCCGCTGAAAACGGTAAACAAGTTGCTGTTTTAATGGAACTCAAAGCGCGTTTTGACGAAGAGAATAACATTTACTGGGCGCGACGGTTAGAAAAAGCTGGAGTTCACGTAGTCTATGGCGTTGTCGGATTGAAAACTCACTCGAAAATCGTTATGGTCGTGCGGCGGGAAACAGATCGCATCCGACGTTACGTCCATATCGGCACGGGTAATTATAATCCCAAAACAGCCAGAATTTATACTGATATGGGACTCTTTAGCTGTCGGGAGGAATTGGGAGCCGATCTGACAGACTTATTTAATTACTTAACTGGATATTCGCGCCAACAATCATATCGCAAGCTATTGGTTGCACCAGTTAATTTGCGCGATCGCATGGTGGCTTTAATTCAGCGCGAAATCGAGTGCTGTAGAGATGGTGGTACTGGTCGGATCGTAGCGAAAATGAATGCTTTGGTCGATCCCCAAATTATTGCTACCCTCTACGAAGCCTCTCGCGCTGGCGTGCAAATCGATCTAATTATCCGAGGAATGTGCTGTTTGCTACCCGGACTTAAGGAAGTAAGCGAGAATATTCGTGTTATAAGTATCGTTGGGCGCTTTTTAGAACACTCCCGTATTTTCTATTTCCACAATAATGGGGAAGAAGAAATTTATATCGGCAGTGCTGATTGGATGCCACGCAATCTCGATCGCAGGGTTGAGGCTGTCACCCCAATTGACGATCGCAGCCTTGCCAAAGATTTACAAGAAATTCTCGGAGTAATGCTTGCCGATAATCGCCACGCTTGGGACTTACAGCCTGACGGACGTTACATTCAACGCCGTCCTGCCCCTAACACTCCCCAATCAAGTTCTCAGAAGATATTTATGGAAATGGCTCTCAATCCAGGAACAACAAGCGAGCAGTGA
- a CDS encoding YdeI/OmpD-associated family protein, with protein MPNFDREMETFYAQDRQAWREWLEKTIIALIIWLMYYKVKSGQPSIRYSEAVKEALCFGWIDSKVQSLDKECYRQIFTPRKPKSVWSKLNKQYIQELIKQDLMTEAGLAKIIVAKQDGSWNTLDAIEELIVPIDLQQALLGNEVANKYFEAFSNTVKKNILFWIVSAKRPETRLSRIEQTISSAACNKNPLLK; from the coding sequence ATGCCAAACTTCGATCGCGAAATGGAAACCTTTTACGCTCAAGACCGTCAAGCATGGCGAGAATGGTTAGAAAAAACCATAATAGCTCTAATTATTTGGCTGATGTACTACAAAGTTAAGAGTGGTCAGCCTAGTATTCGATATAGTGAAGCAGTAAAAGAAGCTCTATGCTTTGGCTGGATTGATAGTAAAGTACAATCTTTAGATAAAGAATGCTACCGACAAATATTTACACCTCGAAAACCAAAAAGTGTATGGTCAAAATTAAATAAGCAATATATTCAAGAGCTGATAAAACAAGATTTAATGACTGAAGCTGGTTTAGCAAAAATTATAGTAGCAAAACAAGACGGTTCTTGGAATACTTTAGATGCTATTGAAGAATTAATTGTTCCAATAGACTTACAGCAAGCACTCTTAGGAAATGAAGTTGCTAACAAATATTTTGAAGCTTTTAGTAACACTGTAAAGAAGAATATATTATTTTGGATAGTTAGTGCAAAACGTCCAGAAACGAGATTGAGCAGAATCGAGCAGACTATTAGCTCGGCAGCGTGTAATAAAAATCCCTTATTGAAATAA
- a CDS encoding sensor histidine kinase, with product MPMQLVLAVPFMLHIMATVGLVGYFSFKNGQQAVDRLADRLIDKAGDRIQDRLSAYFAIPKQINQINLDAVELGLLDLQDFERTGHYFWKQMQVFDVGYINYANIQGEFIGVERLNNGHLLINETLKTAPNRQSIYTTDNRGNRQSLKTIIDHIAPVQQEGWYADAAKAGKPVWSAIYQWHDKPEVLSISSSYPVRDRQQKFIGVIGVDLILSQISDYLQQLPVTSSEQIFIIEQNGLLVASSSSDRPFAIVDRQARRIHAVNSPDPVIRKTTEFILKKFNNLNEIQTDQHFELKIAGVRQFVCIKPWKDNYGLNWLIAIVMPESDFMQDIHDNNRTTAVLCLTALIITTALSTITSRWITTPIRRLSRASQVLAQQAAIGNFTNTNFDRQSVENIDELAVLSDSFNQMATQLQISSRA from the coding sequence ATGCCTATGCAGTTAGTATTGGCAGTACCATTTATGCTGCATATTATGGCAACAGTCGGATTAGTTGGCTATTTTTCTTTCAAAAACGGTCAGCAAGCAGTCGATCGCCTTGCCGATCGCTTAATAGATAAAGCTGGCGATCGCATTCAAGATCGTCTCTCTGCTTACTTTGCAATTCCCAAACAAATCAATCAAATCAATTTAGATGCAGTCGAATTAGGTTTGCTCGATTTACAAGACTTCGAGCGCACCGGACATTACTTCTGGAAGCAAATGCAGGTATTCGATGTTGGTTATATTAATTATGCCAATATCCAAGGCGAGTTTATTGGAGTCGAACGCCTGAATAACGGTCATTTACTCATTAATGAAACCCTGAAAACAGCACCTAATCGCCAATCTATTTACACCACAGACAATCGAGGAAATCGCCAAAGTTTAAAGACAATTATCGATCATATTGCACCAGTGCAACAGGAGGGTTGGTATGCAGATGCAGCGAAAGCAGGTAAACCCGTATGGAGTGCAATTTATCAGTGGCACGATAAACCAGAAGTTTTATCTATCTCTTCTAGCTATCCCGTACGCGATCGCCAACAGAAATTTATTGGTGTGATTGGAGTCGATCTCATTCTGTCACAAATTAGCGATTATTTACAGCAATTGCCAGTCACTTCGTCGGAACAAATTTTCATTATCGAACAGAATGGTTTATTAGTAGCTAGTTCTAGTTCCGATCGACCGTTTGCGATCGTCGATCGCCAAGCACGAAGAATACATGCAGTCAATAGTCCCGATCCGGTAATCAGAAAAACTACAGAGTTTATACTCAAAAAATTTAACAATCTAAATGAAATTCAAACCGACCAGCATTTCGAGCTGAAAATTGCAGGAGTGCGGCAATTTGTTTGTATTAAACCTTGGAAAGATAACTATGGTTTGAATTGGTTAATAGCGATCGTCATGCCTGAATCAGATTTTATGCAGGACATTCACGACAATAACCGCACAACTGCGGTGCTATGTTTGACGGCTTTAATTATAACAACTGCACTGAGTACAATTACATCTCGCTGGATTACAACTCCCATTCGACGTTTGAGCCGAGCAAGTCAAGTATTAGCGCAACAAGCCGCTATCGGAAATTTCACGAATACCAATTTTGACCGACAATCTGTAGAAAATATTGACGAACTAGCGGTACTGTCCGACTCATTCAATCAAATGGCAACTCAATTACAAATAAGTAGTAGGGCATAA
- a CDS encoding HAMP domain-containing sensor histidine kinase, with translation MEVEQALVKEKELSELKSRFVSMTSHEFRTPLTAILSSAELLEDYGAIWHEEKKRHHLQRIQTQVQHMTFLLNDVLVMGKAEAGKLEFQPTPIDLFQWCRSLVEEIQLITKTHEIVFHSQGKAEIVQIDEKLLRHILTNLLSNAIKYSPTATEVNFDLIWKPNQLVFQVCDRGIGIPASDCKNLFDSFHRATNVGNIAGTGLGLAIVKKAVETHQGEIWFETQVGMGTKFIVAIPLVG, from the coding sequence TTGGAAGTCGAGCAAGCTTTAGTGAAAGAAAAAGAACTGAGCGAACTTAAATCTCGTTTCGTCAGCATGACTTCTCACGAGTTCCGCACTCCTTTAACGGCAATTTTATCCTCTGCCGAATTACTAGAAGACTACGGTGCAATTTGGCACGAAGAGAAAAAACGCCACCATTTACAGCGGATTCAAACTCAGGTTCAGCATATGACATTTCTATTAAATGACGTGCTAGTGATGGGTAAAGCCGAAGCGGGGAAACTTGAATTTCAACCAACTCCAATAGATTTATTTCAATGGTGTCGGAGTTTGGTCGAAGAAATTCAACTCATAACAAAAACTCATGAAATTGTATTTCATTCTCAAGGAAAAGCAGAAATCGTACAAATAGATGAAAAGCTATTGCGGCACATTCTAACTAATCTACTATCTAATGCAATTAAATATTCTCCAACTGCAACTGAAGTGAATTTTGATTTGATCTGGAAACCAAATCAACTTGTATTTCAAGTTTGCGATCGAGGAATCGGTATTCCTGCTTCAGATTGCAAGAATTTATTTGACTCGTTTCATCGTGCTACAAATGTAGGTAATATTGCTGGAACGGGGTTGGGGTTAGCAATTGTAAAAAAAGCTGTCGAAACTCACCAGGGAGAAATTTGGTTTGAAACACAAGTTGGTATGGGAACTAAATTTATCGTTGCGATTCCTCTGGTCGGTTAA
- a CDS encoding polysaccharide biosynthesis/export family protein — MVKSRKQQEIAYISTQKSTRMSKAITKPVAGLTLFALVAMACPAPIKAQETTSPARPAPARPSLPTTKPIPQPNVAPSNNTAPTTTPVVPSNNTAPTTTPVAPGNNAAPLPNVAPANAPATAPAANQPVQTPVDYALGGGDRIRINVFEVPEYTGDYQIPPGGQLFLPLVGPVDILGLTQAEAADAIAAKYSRYLKRPLVTVSLISPRPINVVIAGEVVRPGSYTVGLQGGAGDNPGVQYPTIVGALTLAEGVTLAADLRQVQLKRKQGLGPERIINLDLMELVRKGTLPQDITLRDGDTVFVPTANEVNLADIRAFSNASFAMASNRPRTVTVVGEVNRPGSYVIIGGGTAAAAATTPGNTQGGGGGAIDGGGGAGGGLPTVSRAIQLAGGITSAADVRNIQIRRPTRNGSEQKMSVSFWKLLQGDPNQDTIVQEGDTVVVSTATNISPADATALADASFSPATIQVSVVGEVKTPGLVNLQPNTPLNQALLTAGGFDNARARRGSADLIRLNPDGTVTSRRVKLDFSKGINDENNPTMRDNDIIVVRRNSAAGVGDAIGAVFGPVLSPVLGIVNILR; from the coding sequence ATGGTGAAGTCTAGAAAACAGCAAGAAATTGCCTATATTTCCACACAGAAATCTACACGTATGTCTAAAGCAATTACCAAGCCAGTTGCAGGTTTAACGCTTTTTGCTCTAGTGGCGATGGCTTGCCCAGCGCCAATAAAAGCGCAAGAAACAACCAGTCCCGCTCGCCCAGCACCTGCTCGTCCGTCTTTACCGACAACCAAGCCCATACCTCAACCAAATGTAGCACCGAGTAATAATACGGCTCCAACCACTACCCCAGTAGTACCAAGTAATAATACGGCTCCAACCACTACCCCAGTAGCGCCAGGAAATAATGCAGCTCCACTTCCCAATGTAGCTCCAGCAAACGCTCCGGCAACAGCTCCAGCAGCCAACCAGCCCGTCCAAACACCAGTAGATTATGCTCTTGGGGGTGGCGATCGCATCCGGATTAACGTGTTTGAAGTGCCGGAATATACCGGAGATTATCAGATTCCCCCTGGTGGTCAGTTGTTCTTGCCTCTGGTCGGACCTGTAGACATTTTAGGGTTAACCCAGGCAGAAGCAGCAGATGCGATCGCGGCAAAGTACTCTCGCTACTTAAAACGCCCTCTAGTCACAGTAAGTCTAATTTCCCCACGCCCAATTAACGTTGTGATTGCGGGTGAAGTTGTCCGTCCTGGGTCGTACACCGTGGGCTTGCAAGGTGGTGCAGGCGATAATCCAGGGGTACAATATCCTACGATTGTTGGCGCGTTGACTTTAGCAGAGGGAGTCACCCTAGCAGCCGATCTGAGGCAAGTGCAGCTCAAGCGCAAGCAGGGACTGGGACCGGAGCGAATTATCAATCTGGATCTGATGGAACTGGTGAGAAAAGGTACTTTGCCACAAGACATCACTTTACGGGATGGCGATACAGTTTTTGTCCCCACGGCAAATGAAGTAAACCTGGCAGATATTCGCGCCTTTTCTAATGCTAGCTTTGCTATGGCTTCCAACCGTCCCCGTACCGTCACAGTTGTAGGTGAAGTTAACCGTCCTGGTTCTTACGTAATTATTGGGGGTGGAACTGCTGCTGCTGCTGCAACTACCCCAGGTAACACCCAAGGAGGAGGCGGCGGAGCTATTGATGGTGGCGGAGGTGCTGGTGGTGGTTTGCCGACAGTTTCACGGGCGATTCAGCTAGCTGGAGGTATTACAAGTGCGGCTGACGTGCGAAACATTCAAATCCGCCGTCCGACTAGAAATGGCAGCGAACAAAAGATGAGCGTGAGTTTCTGGAAATTGCTGCAAGGAGATCCCAACCAAGATACGATCGTTCAAGAAGGTGACACTGTCGTCGTTTCGACGGCAACAAACATCAGCCCCGCAGATGCTACTGCCTTAGCAGATGCAAGTTTTTCCCCAGCGACAATTCAAGTTAGCGTTGTCGGAGAAGTCAAAACACCAGGACTAGTCAACTTGCAGCCTAATACGCCGCTTAACCAAGCGCTGTTGACCGCAGGAGGATTTGATAACGCCCGTGCTAGAAGGGGTTCAGCAGATTTAATTCGTCTCAATCCTGACGGTACGGTTACGAGTCGCCGAGTCAAGCTTGATTTTTCTAAAGGAATCAACGACGAAAATAACCCAACTATGCGTGACAACGACATTATTGTCGTCAGACGTAATAGCGCGGCTGGGGTCGGTGACGCAATTGGTGCTGTATTTGGACCTGTTTTGAGTCCGGTGCTAGGAATCGTGAATATATTGAGATAA
- the hisB gene encoding imidazoleglycerol-phosphate dehydratase HisB, whose protein sequence is MQISDRPSINELTFAARTASVRRTTGETDVQVTLNLDGTGKCTAATGIPFLDHMLHQIASHGLLDLEVKATGDIEIDDHHTNEDVGITLGQAFHQALGDRKGIIRFGHFLAPLDEALIQVALDFSGRPHLSYGLQIPTQRVGTYDTQLVREFFVALVNHSQMTLHIRQLDGINSHHIIEATFKALARSLRMAVEIDPRRAGNIPSSKGVL, encoded by the coding sequence ATGCAGATTAGCGATCGCCCCTCAATTAACGAACTCACATTTGCCGCACGGACTGCTTCTGTCCGCCGGACTACAGGCGAAACCGATGTCCAAGTAACGCTGAATTTAGATGGAACGGGAAAATGCACTGCGGCGACGGGAATCCCATTTTTAGACCACATGCTGCATCAAATAGCCTCCCACGGACTATTGGATTTGGAAGTCAAGGCGACAGGCGATATTGAAATTGACGACCATCACACGAATGAAGATGTGGGAATTACCCTCGGGCAAGCTTTTCATCAAGCTTTAGGCGATCGCAAGGGCATCATCCGGTTTGGGCATTTTCTCGCCCCCTTGGATGAGGCATTGATTCAAGTTGCATTAGATTTTTCCGGTCGTCCCCATCTCAGTTACGGACTGCAAATTCCCACCCAACGAGTCGGAACCTACGATACTCAACTGGTGCGGGAATTCTTTGTAGCACTAGTTAACCACAGTCAAATGACGCTGCATATTCGTCAACTCGACGGGATTAACTCTCACCATATTATTGAAGCAACTTTTAAAGCTTTGGCGCGATCGCTCCGCATGGCTGTAGAAATCGATCCGCGTCGGGCTGGGAATATTCCTAGTTCTAAAGGCGTGTTGTAA
- a CDS encoding mechanosensitive ion channel family protein yields MDIAQIVQTASQILTQVGLKLIGAIVFWIVGRWLINVAASLLSRSLKHQKVDKTILSYLVATVKVTLNIILVVAILGFFGIETTSFAALLAAAGVAIGAAWSGLLANFAAGAFLVILRPFKLGDFITAGGVTGTVQEIGLFATTINTLDNVHTVVGNNKIFSDNIQNFSANTYRRVDLVAQLNHNTDHNAAIAMLKERLSRIPNVLSNPAPDVEILEFNLAGPVLAVRPYCNNADYWQVYFDTNRLIRDTFGEAGFSAPEQLYAIRNN; encoded by the coding sequence ATGGACATAGCGCAAATTGTGCAGACAGCTTCGCAAATACTAACTCAAGTAGGGTTGAAGCTTATTGGTGCAATTGTTTTCTGGATTGTTGGTCGATGGTTAATTAACGTTGCCGCTAGCCTTTTATCCCGCAGCCTCAAGCACCAAAAAGTTGATAAAACAATTTTGAGCTACTTAGTAGCTACGGTTAAAGTCACGCTGAATATAATTTTAGTCGTGGCAATTCTGGGCTTTTTTGGCATTGAAACCACCTCTTTTGCAGCTTTACTAGCGGCGGCTGGTGTGGCGATTGGTGCAGCTTGGAGCGGACTTTTAGCCAATTTTGCCGCAGGCGCGTTTCTCGTGATTCTGCGACCCTTTAAGCTAGGTGACTTCATTACTGCTGGCGGCGTGACGGGAACCGTGCAGGAAATTGGCTTGTTTGCCACCACGATTAACACTCTAGACAACGTACACACGGTTGTGGGCAACAACAAAATCTTTTCCGACAATATTCAAAACTTTTCGGCAAATACTTATCGTCGCGTCGATCTCGTGGCTCAACTCAACCACAACACAGATCATAATGCCGCGATCGCCATGTTAAAAGAACGGCTGAGTCGAATTCCCAACGTTCTTTCTAATCCTGCCCCAGATGTAGAAATCTTAGAATTTAATTTAGCGGGTCCCGTGTTAGCAGTGCGTCCTTACTGCAATAATGCCGACTACTGGCAGGTTTACTTTGACACCAACCGCCTGATCCGCGATACCTTCGGCGAAGCTGGATTTTCCGCTCCAGAACAACTTTACGCCATTCGGAATAATTAG